A genomic segment from Daphnia carinata strain CSIRO-1 chromosome 1, CSIRO_AGI_Dcar_HiC_V3, whole genome shotgun sequence encodes:
- the LOC130691598 gene encoding cuticle protein CP14.6-like isoform X1 encodes MKLFIVAAVLAIAAAAPSSYKPEYKAPEITIVSQSDVRNLDGSSAWSYAGSDGTTRDEAYAQKTFKGVTYDSYGKESYGDVQGNTNKGSSYWISPEGQKFTLTWVADEAGFAPKGDHLPVPPVHEYELPVAPVHVPFDGKGFKIY; translated from the exons ATGAAATTG tTCATCGTCGCCGCTGTCTTGGCCATTGCCGCCGCTGCTCCTTCtagctacaagccggaatacaaagcTCCCGAGATCACCATCGTCAGCCAATCCGATGTCCGcaatctcgatggcagcagcgcATGGAG CTACGCTGGATCTGATGGAACTACTCGCGATGAGGCTTACGCCCAGAAGACCTTCAAGggagtcacctacgattcTTACGGCAAAGAATCTTACGGTGATGTCCAAGgaaacaccaacaagggatcttcctactggATTTCTCCAGAAGGccagaaattcactttgacctgggttGCCGATGAGGCCGGTTTCGCCCCCAAGGGTGACCACTTGCCCGTCCctcccgtccacgaatacgaacttcccgttgctcccgtccacgtCCCCTTCGACGGCAAGGGCTTCAAGATCTATTAA
- the LOC130691598 gene encoding cuticle protein CP14.6-like isoform X2, which yields MNLFIVAAVLAVAAAAPSSYSKDAEIAIVAQSDVRNVDGSGAWSYAGSDGTTRDESYAQKQLAAQSSYGKDAYGKEYESGAGHTNKGATYYISPEGQKITLTWVADENGFQPKGDHLPVAPVHVYELPVAPALPYVRSGPGF from the exons ATGAATCTG TTCATCGTCGCCGCTGTCTTGGCCGTTGCTGCCGCTGCTCCTTCCAGCTACTCCAAGGATGCCGAGATCGCCATCGTGGCCCAATCCGATGTCCGCAACGTCGATGGCAGTGGCGCATGGAG ttatGCCGGCTCTGACGGAACTACCCGTGATGAATCGTACGCTCAGAAGCAATTGGCTGCCCAGTCTAGCTATGGCAAAGACGCTTACGGCAAGGAATACGAGTCCGGAGCTGGACACACCAATAAAGGAGCTACCTATTACATTTCTCCTGAAGGACAAAAGATTACGTTGACCTGGGTAGCTGACGAGAATGGATTCCAGCCCAAGGGTGACCACTTGCCCGTTGCTCCCGTTCACGTTTACGAACTCCCAGTTGCTCCCGCCCTTCCCTACGTCCGCAGCGGACCTGGATTTTAA
- the LOC130691598 gene encoding cuticle protein CP14.6-like isoform X3: MNLFIVAAVLAVAAAAPSSYSKDAEIAIVAQSDVRNVDGSGAWSYAGSDGTTRDEAYAQKTFKGVTYDSYGKESYGDVQGNTNKGSSYWISPEGQKFTLTWVADEAGFAPKGDHLPVPPVHEYELPVAPVHVPFDGKGFKIY; encoded by the exons ATGAATCTG TTCATCGTCGCCGCTGTCTTGGCCGTTGCTGCCGCTGCTCCTTCCAGCTACTCCAAGGATGCCGAGATCGCCATCGTGGCCCAATCCGATGTCCGCAACGTCGATGGCAGTGGCGCATGGAG CTACGCTGGATCTGATGGAACTACTCGCGATGAGGCTTACGCCCAGAAGACCTTCAAGggagtcacctacgattcTTACGGCAAAGAATCTTACGGTGATGTCCAAGgaaacaccaacaagggatcttcctactggATTTCTCCAGAAGGccagaaattcactttgacctgggttGCCGATGAGGCCGGTTTCGCCCCCAAGGGTGACCACTTGCCCGTCCctcccgtccacgaatacgaacttcccgttgctcccgtccacgtCCCCTTCGACGGCAAGGGCTTCAAGATCTATTAA